One Paenibacillus crassostreae DNA segment encodes these proteins:
- a CDS encoding heavy metal translocating P-type ATPase encodes MIAYIRKHKNHITALSGILIAIGFIFGLAEKGTLKDVVLIIATIIASIPIFIKAIQALRMKAFSIELLVSIAVLGALFIGEYTESSIVTFLFLFGDYLEVRTLEKTRSSLRDLVDMAPQEAIILRANGNTETMPVEEVEEGDRIIIHPGGKIPVDGEIVLGKASINEAAITGESVPAAKSVRDKVFSGTILDNGYIEIIAERVGDDTTFAKIIELVEEAQESKSKAEKFLDKFANIYTPAVVILSIIVYVVTRELHLAITFLVIACPGALVIGAPVSNVAGIGNGAKNGVLIKGGEIMDKFSKVDTLVFDKTGTLTKGKPEVTDIHIFKNIDSQVLLELVAKAETISEHHLGQTIVKEAENSGINLSMLEIRDGEAIKGHGIKAVVNNQKIVAGNRKLMLVEKIVLPESVTNYAISREKAGNSAIFIAVDDEIKGIISIADQIRDDAKIALAQMRKNGIKKIVMLTGDNKYTAEAVATELGLDEFHAELLPENKVEHVKRLKGLGHTVAMAGDGINDAPAIATADIGLAMGKGGTDISMETADVVLMADKLMQFSHAYSLSKVTTRNMKQNIYIAVAVVAFLLIGVLMGNVHLASGMFIHEASVLIVILNAMRLIRFNHKNMNSSNIEELNQ; translated from the coding sequence ATGATTGCATACATCAGAAAACATAAAAATCACATTACTGCTTTATCAGGAATTTTAATCGCTATCGGCTTTATCTTTGGCTTAGCAGAAAAAGGGACTCTGAAAGATGTTGTCTTAATTATCGCAACGATTATTGCTAGCATCCCTATTTTTATTAAAGCAATACAAGCTTTACGAATGAAGGCTTTCAGTATCGAATTGCTAGTAAGTATAGCTGTTCTTGGGGCATTGTTCATTGGAGAGTATACTGAATCATCAATCGTAACATTCTTATTCTTATTCGGAGATTATTTGGAAGTAAGAACTTTGGAAAAAACGCGTTCTTCTTTAAGAGATTTAGTTGATATGGCTCCTCAAGAGGCAATAATTCTACGAGCAAATGGTAATACAGAAACGATGCCTGTTGAGGAAGTAGAAGAAGGGGATCGTATTATTATTCATCCCGGCGGAAAGATTCCAGTCGATGGTGAAATTGTCTTAGGCAAAGCATCTATTAATGAAGCAGCCATCACCGGTGAATCAGTACCTGCTGCAAAATCCGTGAGAGATAAAGTCTTCAGTGGAACCATTCTGGATAATGGATATATCGAGATCATTGCGGAAAGAGTAGGAGATGATACCACTTTTGCAAAAATAATTGAACTCGTGGAAGAAGCACAAGAGTCTAAGTCGAAAGCTGAGAAATTTTTAGACAAATTTGCCAATATCTATACTCCTGCCGTTGTGATTTTATCCATTATCGTGTATGTAGTAACAAGAGAATTACATTTGGCTATTACGTTTTTGGTTATCGCTTGTCCTGGTGCTTTGGTTATTGGAGCTCCTGTATCAAACGTTGCCGGAATCGGGAATGGAGCAAAGAACGGAGTATTAATCAAAGGCGGAGAAATTATGGATAAATTCTCTAAAGTTGATACACTAGTCTTTGATAAAACCGGAACATTGACAAAAGGGAAACCCGAAGTAACGGATATCCATATCTTTAAGAATATCGATTCACAAGTACTATTAGAACTTGTTGCTAAAGCAGAAACTATTTCAGAACACCATTTGGGCCAAACCATAGTCAAAGAAGCAGAAAACAGTGGAATCAATTTATCAATGCTGGAAATTAGAGACGGTGAAGCTATTAAAGGCCATGGTATAAAAGCTGTTGTGAATAATCAAAAGATTGTTGCAGGGAACCGTAAATTAATGCTTGTAGAAAAGATTGTACTTCCAGAGAGTGTTACCAATTATGCAATTAGTCGTGAAAAAGCTGGAAATTCGGCTATCTTTATTGCCGTGGATGATGAGATTAAGGGCATCATTTCTATCGCCGATCAAATACGAGACGATGCTAAAATAGCATTAGCTCAAATGAGGAAAAATGGTATTAAGAAAATAGTGATGTTGACTGGAGATAATAAATATACTGCTGAAGCTGTAGCAACTGAATTAGGATTGGATGAATTTCACGCTGAATTATTACCAGAAAACAAAGTGGAACATGTGAAAAGATTGAAGGGATTAGGCCATACGGTTGCGATGGCAGGTGATGGAATCAATGATGCACCAGCGATTGCGACTGCTGATATTGGATTGGCGATGGGTAAAGGTGGAACAGATATATCGATGGAAACTGCTGATGTTGTCTTGATGGCAGATAAACTAATGCAATTCTCTCATGCTTATTCATTATCTAAGGTAACAACCAGAAATATGAAACAAAATATTTATATCGCAGTTGCTGTGGTGGCTTTTCTCTTAATTGGCGTGTTAATGGGCAATGTGCATTTAGCTTCAGGAATGTTTATTCATGAAGCAAGTGTGTTGATTGTTATCCTAAATGCTATGCGCTTGATTCGATTCAACCACAAAAACATGAATTCTAGCAATATCGAAGAATTGAATCAGTAA
- a CDS encoding AraC family transcriptional regulator, giving the protein MAIFQYNPFRPRESSPLLHLLFWGKEDCVPGHAVGPGVRDVYKIHFIHKGQGIVRVADQTFKLVAGQGFLICPDVVYFYEADQEDPWTYSWIGFQGTEVPELLGRTFLAPNNPVFAMDSKIMPVMYDHLSSAATIASGALDLRLKAIFFEFLAAWVESNRINSLPVMISSRQEEYVHQMLDFLHNHYSEDISLEHHAENLGLDRKYLSVIFKKALDVPPRQYLLHFRMNKACEFLQTGKFTVGEVARSVGYQDPLLFSRMFKRVIGMSPKQYQRNNHKSDISP; this is encoded by the coding sequence ATGGCGATATTTCAATATAATCCATTTCGCCCACGGGAATCTTCTCCACTACTTCATCTTTTGTTCTGGGGAAAAGAAGATTGTGTTCCGGGACATGCTGTTGGGCCGGGAGTGCGAGATGTATACAAAATACATTTTATCCACAAGGGGCAAGGAATAGTCCGTGTCGCTGACCAAACGTTTAAGCTTGTTGCAGGTCAAGGGTTCTTAATCTGCCCGGATGTGGTGTATTTCTATGAGGCGGATCAAGAAGATCCTTGGACTTATTCATGGATTGGATTTCAAGGAACTGAGGTTCCTGAGCTTCTTGGCCGAACTTTTCTTGCACCGAATAATCCTGTATTTGCGATGGACTCAAAAATTATGCCTGTTATGTACGATCATTTATCGAGTGCAGCTACGATTGCAAGTGGAGCTCTAGATTTGCGATTAAAGGCAATCTTTTTTGAATTTCTTGCTGCTTGGGTCGAGTCGAATAGAATTAATTCACTACCAGTTATGATTTCTAGTAGACAAGAAGAGTATGTTCATCAAATGCTAGATTTTCTACATAATCACTATAGTGAGGATATATCTCTTGAACATCATGCAGAGAATTTAGGCTTGGACCGTAAATATTTAAGTGTAATTTTCAAAAAGGCACTTGATGTGCCACCAAGACAATACTTGCTTCATTTCCGAATGAACAAGGCGTGTGAATTTCTTCAAACAGGTAAATTTACAGTCGGTGAGGTAGCTAGATCAGTTGGATATCAAGATCCATTACTATTCTCAAGAATGTTCAAGCGGGTTATTGGAATGTCTCCAAAACAATATCAAAGGAACAATCACAAATCAGACATTAGTCCATAA
- a CDS encoding aldo/keto reductase, producing the protein MMTYRRSGKSGLKLPAISLGLWHNFGGIDKYENGRAMVRRAFDLGITHFDLANNYGPPAGSAEETFGRILRDDFRTYRDEMIISTKAGYYMWPGPYGEWGSKKSLVASLDQSLTRLGLDYVDIYYHHRPDQDTPLEETMSALDLIVRQGKALYVGLSNYSPEMTLEASRILKDLGTPCLIHQPQYSMFARGPEHGLLDVLEEEGIGSIAFSPLNKGILTDRYLNGIAPDSRAAGPSVFMNPSELTDEVLNKVAKLNEMAKERGQKLSQMALAWTLRGGKVTSALIGASKVSQIEDAVGTINNLSFTDEELARIESILA; encoded by the coding sequence ATGATGACATATCGAAGAAGTGGGAAGAGTGGACTTAAACTTCCAGCGATTTCGCTTGGATTATGGCATAATTTCGGTGGAATAGATAAGTATGAGAATGGAAGAGCCATGGTGCGCAGAGCATTCGACTTAGGAATAACACATTTCGACCTGGCTAATAATTATGGTCCACCCGCTGGATCTGCAGAGGAGACTTTCGGTAGAATCTTAAGAGATGATTTCAGAACTTATCGTGATGAGATGATCATCTCGACCAAAGCTGGTTATTACATGTGGCCTGGTCCTTATGGTGAATGGGGATCGAAGAAAAGCCTTGTTGCAAGCCTTGATCAGAGCTTAACCAGATTAGGGCTCGACTACGTCGACATCTATTACCATCATAGACCAGATCAAGATACCCCTCTTGAAGAGACCATGTCTGCGCTAGATTTAATTGTTCGTCAAGGTAAGGCACTCTATGTGGGGCTATCGAATTATTCACCAGAGATGACATTAGAAGCTTCACGTATTCTGAAGGATCTTGGAACACCTTGTTTGATTCATCAACCACAATATTCTATGTTTGCTCGTGGACCAGAACATGGTTTACTTGATGTATTGGAAGAGGAAGGAATCGGGTCTATAGCTTTCTCACCGTTAAATAAAGGGATTCTTACTGACCGTTATTTAAATGGAATTGCACCTGATTCAAGAGCTGCTGGACCAAGTGTATTCATGAATCCGAGTGAATTGACAGATGAAGTATTGAATAAAGTGGCCAAGTTAAACGAAATGGCGAAAGAACGTGGTCAGAAGTTATCCCAGATGGCATTAGCATGGACACTTCGCGGTGGCAAGGTGACTTCTGCGCTAATTGGAGCAAGTAAGGTTAGCCAAATTGAGGATGCCGTGGGAACTATTAATAATTTGTCCTTCACGGATGAAGAGTTAGCACGAATCGAAAGCATATTGGCATAA
- a CDS encoding asparaginase: MSEAIQVIRGHYVESTHHIHIAVVDYTGKLLYSYGDPTRLTFARSAMKPFQAVPIIETGTARAFEYNASEIALSCASHSGEPIHRETVLNILSRAKLDESDLQCGTHVPKDKASYIELLKAGKELTPVYSNCSGKHSSMLATAVHLHEDIHTYPDINHPVQQRILDVIAEVCNVPREQIGLSVDGCGLPVHQIPLYNVALGFARLAHPEGTVSAAREEALETIRDAMMAHPVMVSGHKRFDTDVMSAYKGNIVSKMGAEGVQCIGIIDRGIGIAIKTEDGTDRASGVAAMDVLRQLGVTDESSTELLKDYIQAPVLNARKVKIGVVQANFVLNPATK; the protein is encoded by the coding sequence ATGTCCGAAGCAATTCAAGTTATTAGAGGTCATTATGTTGAGAGTACCCATCATATTCATATAGCCGTTGTAGATTATACAGGGAAATTATTGTATTCATATGGAGATCCAACGAGATTAACCTTTGCCCGTTCGGCAATGAAACCATTTCAAGCGGTGCCGATCATAGAGACGGGAACAGCGAGAGCATTTGAATACAATGCATCTGAGATTGCACTTAGTTGCGCTTCACATAGTGGGGAACCGATTCATAGAGAAACGGTATTAAACATACTGAGTCGAGCTAAATTAGATGAAAGTGATTTACAATGTGGCACTCATGTTCCTAAGGATAAAGCTAGCTATATAGAGCTACTTAAAGCGGGTAAAGAGCTGACTCCAGTCTATAGTAATTGCTCCGGTAAACATTCAAGCATGTTAGCAACAGCAGTACATCTGCATGAAGATATTCATACGTATCCGGATATTAATCATCCCGTTCAACAACGCATTCTCGATGTCATCGCGGAAGTATGCAATGTACCTAGAGAACAAATTGGACTTAGTGTAGATGGTTGTGGTCTGCCGGTACATCAAATTCCACTCTACAATGTAGCACTAGGATTCGCTCGTTTAGCTCATCCAGAGGGAACCGTTTCGGCCGCAAGAGAAGAAGCACTAGAAACTATACGCGATGCTATGATGGCACATCCTGTGATGGTAAGTGGACACAAACGCTTCGACACGGATGTTATGAGTGCTTATAAAGGGAATATTGTATCCAAAATGGGTGCTGAAGGTGTGCAATGTATAGGGATTATCGATCGCGGTATCGGTATTGCTATCAAGACTGAAGATGGAACTGATCGAGCATCAGGTGTTGCAGCTATGGATGTGTTAAGACAGCTTGGAGTTACTGATGAATCAAGTACTGAATTATTGAAAGATTATATTCAAGCACCCGTCTTGAATGCAAGGAAAGTAAAGATTGGTGTTGTGCAGGCTAATTTTGTATTGAATCCGGCTACGAAGTAG
- a CDS encoding AraC family transcriptional regulator, producing MNNPGNLTGRLLHNLTIKVTHAQLKKGYSGWNRMLETPTFNRLYFIDKGEGKVIINGVAYFPKPGQLMIMPAGSIQTTETSINDPYTRYFCHFDADIGEWPLFHSANQLYICNVPNPDSVRDIFTQMIDHFQKDDILSIMRNQAILLNLIAICLESSENSNSDFMNDFIHTRDQGKLTKVLHYIDQWLSKPMEIEELAELAHLHPNYFIPYFKKFMGVTPMHYVQLKRMEHAKRQLSYSDFGISEIAEQVGMELAHFSKSFKKTMGLSPSAYRNSTK from the coding sequence ATGAACAATCCAGGCAACCTTACCGGTAGATTGTTACATAACCTTACTATAAAGGTAACCCATGCCCAACTTAAGAAAGGATATTCCGGATGGAATCGCATGCTGGAGACTCCGACATTTAATCGGTTGTATTTTATAGACAAGGGTGAGGGTAAAGTTATCATAAATGGTGTTGCTTATTTTCCGAAGCCAGGTCAGTTAATGATCATGCCTGCTGGAAGTATACAAACTACAGAAACGTCAATAAATGATCCATATACACGCTATTTCTGCCATTTTGATGCCGATATTGGGGAGTGGCCTTTATTCCATTCTGCTAACCAATTGTACATCTGCAATGTGCCCAACCCTGATTCAGTACGGGATATATTTACACAAATGATTGATCATTTTCAAAAGGATGATATCTTATCAATCATGCGCAATCAGGCCATCTTGCTCAATCTAATTGCTATTTGTCTTGAATCCAGCGAGAATAGCAATTCAGACTTCATGAATGATTTTATACATACCAGGGATCAAGGGAAGTTAACCAAAGTACTCCATTATATCGATCAATGGCTGAGTAAGCCCATGGAAATTGAAGAATTAGCTGAGCTTGCCCACTTGCATCCCAATTATTTCATTCCATATTTCAAGAAATTCATGGGGGTGACTCCTATGCATTATGTGCAGTTGAAACGTATGGAGCACGCTAAGAGACAGTTATCTTACTCGGATTTCGGCATTTCAGAGATTGCGGAGCAAGTAGGTATGGAATTAGCCCATTTCTCAAAAAGTTTTAAGAAGACTATGGGACTCTCCCCTTCTGCATATCGTAATAGCACGAAGTAA
- a CDS encoding Gfo/Idh/MocA family protein, translated as MSIVRYGIIGIGNMGSEHALSLLNHIKGAELTAVCDTNAERMKWAEQHLPESVKYYDTAIELFESRSIDAVLICTPHYDHPTLAIKAFEYGYHVLVEKPAGAYTKSVQQMNDAAMKSDRKFGIMYNQRTNPLYQKLKDLIQSGELGEIRRTNWIITNWYRSQSYYNSGGWRATWAGEGGGVLLNQDPHQLDLWQWTTGMMPKRIRAFCHFGKYRNIEVEDDVTAYVEYENGATGLFITTTGEAPGTNRFEINGDQGKIVVEDGKLTFWRLRTPEPQFNAEYKGGFGSPECWKCEIPVAEGQGEQHQGILRNFTNAILHDEELLAPGEEGIHGLTLSNAMYLSAWTDNWVELPMDSDLFYKKLMEKVENSTFLKETTASKTFDVKGTY; from the coding sequence TTGAGTATAGTTCGTTATGGAATTATTGGAATAGGAAATATGGGTAGTGAACATGCTTTAAGCCTACTGAATCATATTAAGGGTGCTGAGCTTACAGCAGTATGTGATACAAATGCAGAACGAATGAAATGGGCTGAACAACATTTGCCGGAAAGTGTAAAGTATTATGATACGGCAATAGAATTATTTGAGTCACGCTCAATAGATGCGGTACTAATCTGTACCCCGCATTATGATCACCCTACACTTGCAATTAAAGCCTTTGAATATGGTTATCACGTGCTGGTGGAGAAGCCTGCTGGTGCATATACCAAGTCTGTTCAACAGATGAATGATGCCGCTATGAAGAGTGATCGCAAATTCGGAATTATGTATAATCAACGAACGAATCCGTTATATCAGAAACTGAAAGATCTGATTCAATCAGGTGAGCTTGGGGAGATTCGTCGCACGAATTGGATTATTACCAACTGGTACCGATCGCAGAGTTACTACAACTCCGGTGGCTGGCGTGCTACTTGGGCAGGTGAAGGCGGTGGGGTACTGCTTAATCAAGATCCTCATCAACTGGATTTATGGCAATGGACAACGGGGATGATGCCTAAGCGGATTAGAGCATTTTGTCATTTCGGTAAATATCGGAATATTGAGGTAGAGGATGATGTAACCGCTTATGTGGAATATGAGAACGGTGCTACCGGGCTTTTTATCACCACAACAGGTGAAGCACCGGGAACCAATCGCTTTGAAATCAATGGCGATCAAGGGAAAATCGTAGTGGAAGACGGCAAGCTAACCTTTTGGCGTTTGCGAACACCTGAGCCTCAATTCAATGCAGAGTATAAGGGGGGATTTGGCAGTCCGGAGTGCTGGAAGTGCGAGATTCCGGTTGCAGAAGGGCAAGGGGAACAGCACCAGGGAATCTTGCGGAACTTTACGAATGCCATTCTACATGATGAGGAATTGCTTGCTCCGGGTGAGGAAGGCATTCATGGACTAACTCTTTCTAATGCGATGTATTTGTCCGCTTGGACCGACAATTGGGTGGAGCTCCCGATGGATTCCGATTTGTTCTATAAGAAGCTTATGGAAAAAGTCGAGAACTCAACCTTTCTAAAAGAAACGACAGCATCCAAAACATTTGATGTTAAGGGAACTTATTAA
- a CDS encoding sugar phosphate isomerase/epimerase family protein has product MKRSTIAAQMYTLREFTQTAEDLRSTFQKVSTMGYEAIQISAIGPIDPKLVKEYADEAGLTICATHVSWDRLVNDLEALAAEHKLWNCKYIGLGGLPEEFRTGQESYRKFAKLISGIALTLKNQHGLQFVYHNHDFEFERYDGVSGMEVLLAETDPAVGFELDLYWVQAGGASPVDWIRKVEGRMQVVHLKDMVVVDRKQVFAEIGEGNMNYGKIINTCRDTDVEWYVVEQDVCRRDPFESLEISLNYLLKRL; this is encoded by the coding sequence ATGAAGCGATCAACGATTGCAGCTCAAATGTACACACTTCGTGAATTTACCCAAACTGCGGAGGATTTGAGATCGACTTTTCAAAAAGTATCCACTATGGGATATGAGGCCATTCAGATATCAGCAATCGGACCGATTGATCCGAAGCTTGTCAAAGAATATGCAGATGAAGCAGGGCTGACAATTTGTGCGACTCACGTGTCCTGGGATAGGTTAGTAAATGATCTGGAAGCATTGGCCGCGGAGCATAAACTGTGGAACTGCAAGTACATTGGCCTTGGAGGATTACCAGAGGAATTCCGCACCGGGCAAGAAAGCTACCGTAAGTTCGCAAAGCTGATATCTGGAATCGCGCTAACGTTAAAAAATCAACATGGACTGCAATTTGTTTATCATAATCACGATTTTGAATTTGAACGCTATGACGGAGTTTCAGGGATGGAAGTGCTACTCGCAGAGACCGATCCAGCCGTTGGCTTTGAACTGGACTTATATTGGGTTCAAGCAGGTGGTGCCAGTCCAGTGGATTGGATTCGCAAGGTTGAAGGCAGAATGCAGGTTGTGCATCTAAAGGATATGGTAGTTGTGGATAGGAAACAGGTTTTCGCTGAAATTGGAGAAGGAAACATGAATTATGGCAAGATCATTAATACCTGTAGGGACACGGATGTTGAATGGTATGTAGTCGAACAAGATGTGTGTCGTCGTGATCCTTTTGAAAGCTTGGAGATAAGTCTCAACTATCTGCTCAAGAGATTATAG
- a CDS encoding Gfo/Idh/MocA family protein — protein sequence MNRKNGMTYAPTHEAKPVVMPGDFIFAAIALDHGHIYGMCNGLVEAGAELKWVYDPDEQKVRNFKDKYPGVRVAKSIDEVLEDPEVRLVAAAAVPSERGPIGIKVMTHGKDYFTDKAPFTTLEQLEAARAVVAATHQKYMVYYSERLHVESAIYAGQLIQQGVIGRVLQVIGLGPHRLNATSRPEWFFQRENYGGILCDIGSHQIEQFLYYAGCQDASVVHSKVANYNHPTYPELEDFGDASLVGDNGATQYFRVDWFTPAGLGTWGDGRTMIMGTEGYIELRKYSDIGRSNTPDHVYWVNGEGEHYEHVAGKIGFPFFGELILDCLNRTELAMTQAHVFKAAELCLKAQAQATHLTQETHRS from the coding sequence ATGAATCGAAAAAATGGCATGACCTATGCGCCGACTCATGAAGCTAAACCAGTAGTGATGCCGGGCGATTTCATTTTTGCTGCAATAGCACTTGATCACGGTCATATCTATGGGATGTGTAATGGACTGGTTGAAGCTGGTGCAGAGCTCAAGTGGGTATACGATCCGGATGAACAGAAGGTTAGAAATTTTAAAGACAAATATCCGGGAGTCAGAGTAGCTAAATCCATAGATGAAGTGCTAGAAGACCCTGAGGTTCGATTAGTTGCAGCAGCAGCGGTTCCCTCTGAAAGAGGTCCCATAGGAATTAAAGTAATGACTCATGGAAAAGATTATTTTACGGATAAAGCGCCTTTTACAACACTAGAACAGCTTGAAGCTGCTAGAGCTGTGGTAGCAGCGACCCATCAAAAGTACATGGTTTATTACAGTGAGAGACTACATGTTGAGAGCGCTATATATGCTGGACAGTTGATCCAACAAGGGGTTATTGGTCGGGTGCTTCAGGTTATTGGATTAGGACCACATCGATTGAATGCTACTAGTCGACCGGAATGGTTTTTCCAGAGAGAGAACTATGGTGGCATACTATGCGACATCGGCAGCCATCAGATTGAGCAGTTCCTGTATTATGCAGGTTGTCAGGATGCATCCGTTGTTCATAGTAAGGTAGCTAATTATAATCACCCGACTTATCCCGAATTAGAAGACTTTGGTGATGCATCTCTTGTGGGAGATAATGGGGCTACCCAATATTTCAGAGTAGATTGGTTTACGCCTGCTGGGCTGGGAACCTGGGGTGATGGTCGTACGATGATTATGGGAACTGAAGGGTACATTGAACTGCGCAAATACAGTGATATTGGACGATCGAATACACCGGATCACGTGTACTGGGTGAACGGGGAAGGGGAGCATTACGAACACGTGGCTGGGAAGATTGGATTTCCTTTCTTTGGTGAGCTGATCCTCGATTGTTTGAATCGAACAGAATTAGCAATGACGCAAGCCCATGTCTTCAAAGCTGCAGAGCTATGCCTGAAGGCTCAAGCTCAAGCTACCCATCTAACCCAAGAGACACACAGATCGTAA
- a CDS encoding Gfo/Idh/MocA family protein has product MNELGVAIIGCGAISPLHAKTITGIKGVSLLTVVDIDSDKASHAGKEFDCHAINDYREILNDDRIDVVHLCTPHDLHAEMAIELLRAGKHVLTEKPIAVDLPSAKRMHEAAQDSKRQLGVVFQNRYNEASIQIKKIIDSGMFGKLLCMKGIVTWYRSEDYYRDSTWRGRWSTEGGGLLINQTIHTLDLLQWFGGEIASVKGNITTDVLDGVIEVEDTAHANIQFANHVTGLFYGTNTYLHNSPVEMELVFDEGTLNLRRDRLYLWKDGKETLLCEPQFSASEGKSYWGTGHKRLIEDFYEHVLSGHKFWLDGAEGIKALELVAEIYSSSRRSHVLHL; this is encoded by the coding sequence ATGAATGAACTTGGAGTGGCCATTATTGGCTGCGGAGCCATTTCCCCTCTCCATGCTAAAACAATAACAGGTATAAAAGGTGTTAGTCTGCTCACGGTTGTGGACATAGATTCTGATAAAGCTTCACATGCGGGAAAAGAGTTTGACTGCCACGCCATCAATGATTATAGAGAAATTCTAAATGATGACCGAATTGATGTTGTGCATCTCTGTACACCCCATGATCTTCATGCAGAAATGGCTATTGAATTATTACGTGCAGGGAAACATGTTCTAACTGAGAAGCCTATTGCTGTGGATCTTCCTTCAGCCAAGCGAATGCATGAAGCTGCGCAGGATAGTAAGAGACAGCTTGGTGTAGTGTTCCAGAACCGTTATAACGAAGCTTCCATTCAGATCAAAAAGATCATAGATTCAGGGATGTTTGGGAAGTTGCTCTGCATGAAGGGAATCGTAACCTGGTATCGGAGTGAAGACTACTATAGAGATAGTACTTGGAGAGGGCGCTGGTCTACGGAGGGTGGCGGTCTTCTGATTAACCAGACTATCCATACCTTAGACCTGCTTCAATGGTTTGGTGGAGAAATCGCCTCAGTGAAAGGTAATATTACCACAGATGTGCTAGATGGAGTCATTGAGGTGGAGGATACCGCTCATGCGAATATCCAATTCGCTAATCATGTTACTGGGCTTTTTTATGGAACGAATACTTATCTTCATAATTCTCCGGTGGAAATGGAGCTAGTATTCGATGAGGGAACACTCAACCTCCGCAGAGATCGTTTGTATCTTTGGAAGGATGGGAAGGAAACCCTGCTATGCGAGCCACAATTCAGCGCTTCGGAAGGCAAATCTTATTGGGGCACCGGTCATAAGAGGCTTATTGAGGACTTCTATGAGCATGTTCTTAGTGGACACAAGTTTTGGTTGGATGGTGCTGAAGGGATAAAGGCGCTGGAGCTGGTGGCAGAGATTTATAGTTCATCGCGGAGATCTCACGTATTGCATCTATGA
- a CDS encoding SGNH/GDSL hydrolase family protein: MNKENDNLSIPSTKYMITGDSISKGVIYDESRSKYVLLEDNYVSLMQGKLKGVVRNTARFGNTLIKGLGNLTKDIQKDKPDFVLIEYGGNDCDFNWNEIAQNPDAEHSPKTDFNVFESMLRESIYYLKSQQITPILMNLPPLNADNYFKWVSQNNPVAASNILKWLGSVTKIYWWQERYNSTIVKVAESTKTRIIDVRGAFLEYPDFTKFICIDGIHPNKEGHRIISDKVLEFIRNNDFHLLRDDIEIGYQG; encoded by the coding sequence ATGAATAAGGAAAATGATAACTTATCTATACCATCTACTAAATATATGATTACAGGAGACTCTATTTCGAAGGGTGTCATATATGATGAATCGCGTAGTAAATATGTTCTTCTAGAAGACAATTATGTTTCCCTCATGCAAGGGAAATTAAAAGGCGTTGTTCGAAATACAGCTAGATTTGGAAATACACTTATTAAAGGACTTGGAAATCTAACAAAAGACATTCAAAAGGACAAACCTGATTTTGTACTGATCGAGTATGGTGGAAATGATTGTGACTTCAATTGGAATGAAATAGCTCAGAATCCGGATGCTGAACACAGTCCGAAGACGGATTTCAATGTATTTGAAAGCATGCTTAGAGAATCAATCTACTATCTTAAAAGCCAACAAATTACACCAATCTTGATGAACCTCCCACCATTAAATGCAGATAATTATTTCAAATGGGTTAGTCAGAACAATCCAGTGGCAGCATCTAATATTCTGAAATGGTTAGGTAGTGTCACCAAAATCTATTGGTGGCAAGAACGCTATAACTCAACGATCGTTAAGGTAGCAGAGAGTACCAAAACACGAATAATTGATGTAAGAGGTGCCTTTCTTGAATATCCTGATTTCACTAAATTCATATGCATAGATGGTATCCATCCGAACAAAGAAGGACATCGTATCATCTCAGATAAAGTATTAGAATTCATCAGAAATAATGACTTCCATTTACTGCGAGATGACATTGAAATAGGTTACCAAGGATAA